In the genome of Methylomagnum ishizawai, the window GAATCGAGGCCGCGCAGATAATCGGCGAGCTGCATATTGGGATCGGGCTTGGGCACGCCGGGAATATTGCCCAGCAGCAAATCGCCCCAGGAATAATCGGCGGGACGGCCCATCGTGTAGACGGCGGCGGCCTTGGTGGAATCCTGGGCGTCGGCGACGAAGGTGATATCGCGGCCCGCCTGGATATCGATATCGCCGGTGCCGGTCCTCACCACCACTTGCTTGGACAGGGCCGTGGTGGCGTCCAGCGAATTGGGCACCTGATACTGGTTCGCCAGCAGCACATCGCGCCCGGCCTGGAGCTGGTAGCTCCAGGAATAGCCCGGCTGGATCACATCCTGGAAGCGCAGGGTGCCGGGCTGGTCGGGTAGGACGATATTGAGCGGATCGGGCAGGGCCGCGATGGCGAAGCCGTCGCTGAGGGCGGCGTTGATCTTGAGGTCGCCGCCCGCGTCCAGGCGCAGATAACCCGGCACGCCGTCCCAGCGCCATAGCGCCGTTTGGGTGCCGGTGGCGGGGTCGGTGGCTTTCGCCATGAAATCCCACACGCTGTTGAGCGCGAGGTCGCCGCTATTGCGGATATCGAGGCCCGGTGCCAGCAACACGCCCGCGCCGGAATGATCCGCCGGGGCTTGCGCCTGGGCCATGAAGGCGGCGGTGTCGGCTTGGTATTGGGCGATGGCGGCGGCATCGATCACGCCGACGCCGGTATAGACCCGCGTGGCTTCCAGCACGGTGCGGGCGCTGCCGGTGATCCGGGTGTCGATGGCGCTGGCGTTGACCGCGCCCGTCGCCTCGTCGCGCCCGGTGCGTAGATGCACCGAGCCGCCATCCCCACCCGCGCCGCCGGAAACATCGAGGGTCGAAGCCGCCGCCAGGTCTAGCCGCCCGGAATGGGTGTCGTCCAGGCCGGTCGCCACGGTGTCCAGGGTGACGCTGCCGCCTTTTTCCCCGGCGCTATGGGCATGGGCGTCGATGGCCGCGCCGGAGGTGAGGGCGATGCCTTGGGCAGCCTGGACCGAGACCGTCCCGGCGGTCGCGCCCGAGGCGTCGATGCGGCCCGCGATCCGGGCCGAGCCTTGGTCCACCGCGAGATCGAAGCGGTGCGCGGTCAGGGTTTGTCCCGCCGCCAACATCACATTGCCGGTGCGCTGGCGGATCGACACCATGTCGGTGAAGCCCGCCGCCGCCAGTTTGGCGTTGAGGCCGGACAAGGCCGCGCCGCTGTCCTGGTCGGCGGTGGAGCCGGTCGCCACCACATCCAGCGTGAACCGGCCCGCCCGCGAACCCGTCGCCGGAGCGTTGGCGCTGAGGTTTCCATTCCAATCGAAACGGCCTTGCGGAGCTTGCACGGCGAGGCTGCCCGCATCGCTGGTCTGGTCGCTGCCCGCCGCGACCGTGGCTCCCGCAAGCTTGAGACTGGCCCCGCTCTCCAGGGCGATATTGCCCTGCGTGGCGCTCAGGGTAACTTGGCCCGCCGGGACATAGCGGGTTTGGCTGCCGATGGCGACCGCCCGCCCTGAAACGTCAATCGCCGTGCCGGAAGCCAGGGTTAAATCGCCGCTCCGGGCCGTGAGGTTCAGCAGGCCGGCAGGCAGGTCGAAGCGCCCGGCTCCGGCGATGCTGTCCGCCGTGAGCTTGAGGCTGACGCCCAGGCCGGTGGTTTGGGCCGCATCGGTCGGGGCCGGGGTCGCACCCAGGGTAAGCTTGTGGCCGCTGGCGTCGATGGCGAGGGTCGCGCCGCTGTCTCCGCTGATATGCCCGGCGTTCAGGGTCAAATCGCCCGCGACCGCGAGCTGGCCTACGGTGGGGCCGGTGCTGGTGCTACCCGCCGCGGTCTGGGGAGCGGCTTGGGCCAGCAAGGCTTCGTTGGCGTTGAGGTTGACTTGGCCGAAGCCGGTGATGGCGTATTGGCCGCCGCCCAGTTCGATGCGTCCGGCGTCGAGGTTCAAGCTGCCGTCGCCGCTGCCGGTCGCGTGGGTGGTGGCGGCGGCGGGGTTGCTCCACGCCAAGGTTCCGGCGCTCAGGTGGGCCGTGTTGCCTGTGCCATAGCCATTGAGGGCGGCGGCCTCCAGGCTCAGGGTTTTGGCCGAGACCGACACCTCGCCATAGAGGTTGATGGCCCCGGCGCTGATGAGGCGTAAATCGTCCACGGCGAGCTGGGTGCCGGACAGCGCCAAGCCGCCGGTATGGGCGGGGGCATCGCCCAGGCTGATCTGGCTGGACTTGAGCGAGAGCGCCCCGCCCCGCATGGCGAAACTGCCCGCGAAACGGGTGTCCTGGGTGGAATCGAGCAGGATGGAGCCTGCCGATTGCAACCGCGCCCCGCGGGCGACGCTGAGGACGCCGGTATCGCCGGTGGTGGTGGGGTCGCGGACGACTTCGACTTGATCCAGGGAGGACACCCGCAGCAAAGCGCCGTCGCTATTGGCCGGGGCGTCGCCCGCGACCCGGTTCGATACCAGCAGAGTGTCGGCCTTGCCGCCGGTGCTGCCGGTGCTGGCCACCACCGCCCCGGCTTCGATTTTCACCTCGTCCTTGGCGGCCAGGATGATTTCCCGGCCCGCGAGGTCGGCATCGCCGGAAACCGTCACGCTGTCCGCCGTCACGCTGATGCGCTGGCCCTTCGCTTCCTGGCTGCGCAAACCGCCCAGCAACAGGCTTTCCACGCCCAGCCGGTCCAGATCGTCGGCCAGCACGGCCACCGTGCCTTGCGGCTGTTGGGTCAGCCCGGCGGCTTGGCCGACCACGGCCAGATGGTCGGCGCTGATATCGACCCCGCCGCCCCGGCCCCCCACGGCGGCGGGGGCGTAGACGCTGGCGTCCAGGGTCAGGGCCGTGGCGGCGGACAAGGCGAGGCTGCCCGCGTCCATGGGCAGGCGCGGCACCGTGCCGTTGTCGCTTTTCGCGGCCTGGGCGGTGAAGAAGCTATTGGCCGAATAATCGTGGTATTCCGAATAGAGGCGGGCGGTGGCACCCGGCGCGACCGCGAAGCCCTGCCAGCGGGCGTCGCGCAGGCCGGTGTCGGCGACTTGATAGCGGCCCGCCACCACGGTGGAGCCGTCCGCCAGTTGGTAGGATTGGCCGGGGTTCAAGTCCCGCGTGCCGGTTTCCGGCGTTACCAGATAGGCGCCGGGCAACAGGGCATAGTGCGCGGGCAGCAAGGTGTAATCCCCGGCGGGCAGGCCCGAGCCGCCGCTCAAATGCACGCTATCGCCCACTTGCAGGCCGGAAGCCGGGAATTCCAAAGGATCGTAGGGCGTGGAAATTCCCCGCACGCCCGGAATCACCGCGAACTTGGCGGAGAACGCGGCGTCGGTCGGGTCCAGCACATCGTTGGAACCGCCCGGCCCGGTGATGAATTCGTAGGCGAGCAAATCGCCGCCGCCCGCAAGGTCCACGATGGCGTCGGGTTGCAGGCGCACGGTCTGGCCGTCCAGGGCGATGCGCTTTTCCGGCGGGGTGTCGATGGCCCGGTTGATCAGTCCGGTGGAATCCAGCGGATAGAGCCAGTTCAGCCCGCCCGAACCGCGCCCGAACGGCACGGTCAGCCCCGCGCCCGACACCGAGGTCAGGCTGCCCGAGGACAATTGCAAGAGCTTGGCGGCATTGAGCTTGATCTGGCCGAAGGGGGCCACGACCACGCCGGCCTGGACGATATTGCCCGCGTTGACGGTCAGGCTGCCGCCCGCCGAATAGACCGGGGCGCGTTCGCCGCCCGAGCTTTGGACCGACAAGGTGGCTGCGTCGCCGGTGAGGGTCAGGGCGTAGTCGCTCAGGGTGGTGGGATAGACCTGCTGGGCCAAGAGGCTCAAATCCCCGGCCAGATGCAATTCGCCCCGGTAATCCTTGGCTTCCTTGGCTTGGCGGATGCCGATGGCGCGGATATCGCCCGCGCTATTGAGCGCGACCTGGCCGAAGCCGTCGAAACTCAGCCCGCCCACTAAGTCGATGCCCTGGGCGGAAACCTGCAACCGGCCCGCGCCCGCGACCGCGTCCGGGGCCAGTTTGGACGCCAGCACGCTGGAGCCGGACAAGGTATCGACCCGGCTTTGGGTCGAACCGAGCTGGACCAGGGGCGCGACCAGCCCGACCGTGCCGCCGCTGTCCGCCGACCAGGCCAGGGTCGGGGAATCCAGGGTGATTTGCCGGTCGGCGGTCAGTTGCGCCGCGCCCTGGAAGCGGATGCTGCCGACATAGGCGTTGTTGATATTGACGGCGTCGGTGCGCAGGGTGAGGGTGCCGAAGCCTGCCGCGTCGATCCGCTCGGCGGAAAGTTGGCCGAGTCCGCTGAAATCCGCCGTCGGTAAGTCCTGACCGAAGTTGAGGGTGGACGGCAGGGCCGGGCTGGCATCCGCCGCGACGATCAAGCTGCGCGGGGCGTCGGGGTTGCGGTCGTCGGGGAAGACACCGCCCGGAATCAAATCGGTGGGTTTGCCGCGCAGGGTGCCGTTCAATTCCAGCTTGAGGCTGCCGCCGCTGGCTCCGGCTCCGCCGCCCTGGGCCAGGAACGCGCCGTCGGCCACCAGTCCTTCGCCCGCGGTCAGGTGGATGCTGCCGCCATCGGAGGGGATGCTGCGCTCGCCGATGTGGGGGGTGTCGGGATCGTCGCGGAATTGCAGGGTGGCGGCGGTGCCGGAGACATCGATGCGCGAACCCGTTTCGGCCACGATGTAGCCGCGCCGCGCCGTCAGGTCCACGCTGCCGCCCGGCAAGACTTCGCCGGTGCGGAGTCCGGTGGCGTCGCGGGCCGGGGCGAAGACGCCCCGCGCCGACAAGCGGCTGTCGCGGCCCAGCCAAATCGCCTGCGCCGCGTAGAAACCATGGTCGCCCGCCGTGGGCTTGACCAGATCGAGCGCGATTGACCCGGCGGGGGCGTCGATGCCGCCCTCGACATGGATCGAGGTGTCGGAGGTCAGCTTGACCGCGCCCAGCCGGTCCACCGCGATTTGGGCATTCTTGCCGACGCTCAGCACGCCGTCGCGGTTCTGCTCGGCGCTGTGGGCGACTTGCAGGCTCAGATTGGCCGCGCCGCGCAGGTCGTCGGGCAGGGTGATGGCATGGGTACCGGCGGGCAGATGATCCAGGGAATGCAGGCCGGTGGCGTTATCGGGCAGGGCCAGATTCCGCTGTAGCGGATGGAGTTCCAGCCCATCGGCCACGGTCAGGCCGTCGAGGTTGGCCGTGAGGCTGTAATTGGCGAAGCCGCCGCGCCGGAAGCTGGCGGGCGACACCACCAGGGGCACCACGCCCGGTGTTTGCGGCGGGGGCGCGTCCCGGTCCGCGCCGATGAACACCGCGCCCGAGGCCAAATCCAGGCTGCCGCCTTGTTTGAGTCCCCAGGCCGATACCGTGCCGCCCAGGCTCAAATTCGAGGGAGGGCCGCCCTGGACCTGGGTTTGGGCACGGAGTTGGATCGACCCGCCTCGCCCCGCCGTGAGTTGGGTATTCCCGGCCAGCCACGCCCCGCCGCTGGCATCGATGCGGCTGCCCGGCAATAGGGTCAAATCACCCTGCTCAGTGACGAGGCTGACGCTGCCGCCCGCGATATCCACGGTCCAGGGCTGGCGGGATTGTCCCACCGGGTCGGCGAGGTCGTTCACCCAGCGGCCTGCCACCGAAATAGCCGCTTGCGGACCCAGCACGATGGCGCTGGCTTGCGGGAGGGGTTTGCCATCGACCTCGATGGCGATGGGTTTCAGATCGACCTCGCCGCCGGGAGCGCTGATCTTGCCTTCGATATCGAAGCCGCCCGCCGCGAGGTCCAGCTTGCCGCCGCCGGGCAAGGCGAGCCGGGCGCCGCGTTCCAGGCTGAGTTTGCCATTGGTCGCGATGGCGACCTGGGTGAAGCCGGTGCCGCGCAAAGCCGCCGCGCTTAGGGTCAACGCGGCGGCGGTGGCGCTGCCGTCCGCCGCCGGGACCGTGGGGAAAACCCCGTCCGCGCCGAGGCTCGCCGCCGCTTGGGTGGCCTTGGCGAACACCACATCCTGCTGGCCCTGCAAATTGCCCTGGTTCAGGTCGATGGACAATTCTGCCCCCGGTGTCCTCGTGCCGGATTGGCGTTGCAGCCTGCCGTTGACCGTCTGGCCTTTGAGATAGCCGTCCAACATGGCGTTATAGGCCGAGAGATTGAGCTTGCCGCCGTCCTGGCCTTCCACATAGCCCGGCTCGTAGCGCTGTAGGCCCACGCCCGCCCGCGCCCAGCGTTCGGTGACGCCCCATTTGCTGTGGACCCGCACGATATCGCCAAGGATGCCGGTGTAATGGCGGTTGGGATCGGCCTGGCCGATGTCGTAGAGGCGGTGGCCCGAAATCAACTGCGTGGTCTGAATGTAGCCCGAACGATAGGCCATCGAACCGCCCGAGACATCCAGCACGCTGCCGGGGCGGGCGATCAAATCGCCGCTGGAGGCGATGTTGAGGGTGCCGCCCGTGGTGCTGCGTTCGTCGATGTTGCGGGCGATGCGGGCCAGGGCGCCCGAAATATCGGCGATGGGGATATGGCCGTCGGCGTCCACGTCGCGGAGGTCCACCGCGACGGTTTTGCCGTGCAGCACGCCGTCGCGCTGCAAGGGCGCGTCGCGCAATTCGTTGTTACGGAGTTCGACCTTGACCACGTTGCGCGACATGGGCAGGGCCACATTCTTCCCGGACACATCGATGCGGCTGCCCCGGTCCAGGTAGACGCGGCTGTCGCCTTTGACGGCGGCATTGTTGGGGTCGTCGCTGGCGGTCAGATCGACCACGCCGGAATAGGCTCGCACGCTGGACTGCGCCTGGGCCAGGATGCGCTGTCCGGCGATTTCGATGTGCGAGCGGCCCTGGGTCTGGGCATCGACGGCGGTTTCCGCTTTGTTGGCGTCGAGTTCGACCGAGGTCAGGCTGTTGGGGCCGAGCGTGACCTGGGCTTTGAGCCCGAGGCCATCGCCCGCGTCCAGGGCGCGGCGGGTGGAGAGGGGTTGCAAAGCCCCTTCGGTGTTGGCCTGCGCCCCTTCCCGCGCCAACAGCCGCACCGAGCCGTTGAGCTTGACCGAGGTGCTGGCCGAGACCAAGCCGTTCTGGTTCACCGCGAAGCCGATCAGGCTGGCGTTGCCGTGCTGGGCGATGATCTTGCCGATGTTGTTGACATCGCCGCCGGTGCCGACTTCGACCAGGAGGCCGCGGATACCGGAATCGGCGTCGGCCTGTTGCAGATAGACCTTGTCCTGGGACGCGGCCACGATGACCTGGCCGTCCGGGGCTTCGATAACGCCTTGGTTGGTGATCGAGGGCGCGGCCAGGATGATGCGGCCATTGGCGGCGTGGGTGGCGATGGTCGCCCCTTGGTCCACGAAAATCTGGATTTTGACCTTCTGGCCGTGCTGGTCCAGCACCGGATTCCCGGCGGCGTCCTTGAGGTAAAGCTGCTGGGTGGTCAGGCCCTGGGCGTCGGTGGCGGAGAGGGCGGCGCTGCCGTCCTTGCCGAAACCCTGGGCCAGGCCGAGTTGCAACACCGAGTCGCTGATGTTCAAGGTGCTGGCGACCAGGGAATTGACGTTGACCTGGGCGCTTTTGCCGAACACGAAGCCGTTCTGGTTGACCAGGTAGATTTGGCCGTTGGCGGTCAGGGTGCCGTAGATGCGGCTGGGGTCGGCTTGGTGGATGTGGTTGAGCGCCACCGAGGTGGCGGCGGGTTGCTGGAATTTGACCGTGTTGCCGACGCCGATATTGAAGCTTTTCCAATCGAGGGTGGCTTTGTCGGAGAGTTGGCGGATGGTCATGGTGTTGCCCTGCACCACCGGAGCCTGGACTTGGCCCGCGCCGGGCGCGACCAGGATATCGGCGGGCACCGGCAATTCCGCCCGGCCTGGGCGCGGCCCGCCGCCGAACAACAAACCGCCCGCCAATAGGCCACGGATGGCCACGGCCAAGGGCAGCGGCGGACTCACCCGCGCGGCGGGGAACAGGGGATGTAGGAGGTGCTTGCGCGTCATCGCGTTTTCACCTGGCGTCGGCTGGCCTGGGCCATTCGGTTTCCGTTATCGATGGGGTGTCGCCGGTGCTGGGGACCGGCGGTCCATGGGGATGCGGGTGGGGGGGCGGAAGCCCGCCCCCCGGTCCTGCCTTGGGCGGGTTTCCTTAGGGAAGCTTCACCGTGCCCAGCTTGCCGCCGTTGACGACCGGCAGCAGCCAGTCGTTCAACGCGCCATTGACATGGGTGTAGGGGATGATCGGGTTGTTGGGATCGAAGGCCGCGCTGAGGGTCTTGACGCTGGAATCGGTGCTGACGCCGAACAGGCCGGTCGCGCCGATGACACTGCCCAACTGGGCGTTGACCTGGGCGGCGGCGCTGGGCGAACCCAGGACGGCGGCCAGTTTCTTGAGGATCAGCAACTTGTCGCCGGTGGGGATTAGGCCGGTGAAGGTCGCGGTCGCGCCGGTATAGGTTTTACGCCATTGCAGGGTTTGTTCCGCCCACAGCGGGTAGCCGCCGATATGGATGTTCGCCAGGGTCGGGGCATAGCTGTCGATGCGGACGTAGCGGTAATCCTTGGCGTAGCTCGGGTTCCAGTCGGTGCTTTGCTCGGCCACGCCCCAGCGCTTGGGCGGGGTGCCGCCGGAAACCGCGGGCGGGTTCAGGCCGCTGACGTTGGTGCCGTTCTGCCAATCCAGCAAGACCTGTTCTTGCTGGGAAGCGCCCGGTGCCTGGGTGACATAGGGCAGGGCCAAGGGGTTCAACAAGGTCGGTTGGCTGGCGGGCGGAAAGGCGCTGGCGAGGGTGGGATAGTTCAGGAGCTTGGCGCTGAAGGCGGCACCGACCGCGGCCCCCTTGTTGCGGTTGCCCATGCTGACCGGGGAGACGGCGCTGGAGCCGCTACCGACCTGGGTGGGGAGGGTGATGCCATTGGCCGAGGCGATCTCCGGCAGGGTTTTCCCGACCCCGGCCGAATTGAACACTACCACGCTATCCCAGGACTTGATCTTGCCGGCGATGAGCGAGGCCGCGAACTGGCGGGTCAGGGTCGGGATGCGGGCCGCTTGGTTATACGAGCCCAAGGGGGTGGTGGAAGGCAGGGTGCCGCTATAAATCTGGGCCGCCTGCAACACCTTGTAGAAATCTTTGGTCACGGCGAGGCCATAGGTCAAGCCGCCCGCCGGGGTGACGGCGAGGCGCGCGCTCACTTCGCTGGGCACGGTTTCCGTGGTGCTGAACACATCGCCCACCCCGGTGCCGGACGGCTGCGGGTAGTTGCCGCCGGTCAGGATGCTCGGGTTCACGCCAGTGATGCCCGCGTCGGCATACTGGCCGGTCTGGGTGCCCGAGACCACGTAGCGGTTGTTGGTCGCGTCGAAGGTCCAGGAATTGGCCGGGGTGAAATCCAATTGCTTCACGGTCGGGGGCGGGTCTTGGATCAGGGGGATCACGCCATAGCCGGCCCCGCCGTTGGAACGCTTGTAGATGAGGACGTTGACCGAGGCACTGGACAGGCCCGGCACCTTGCTGGTGTTGGTGGTGAAGAAATAGGCGCGGTATTTGGAGCCGTTGGGGTTGCCGTTGTCGTAGTAGATGTCCAGGGTGCCGGAGGCGGCGAGGTTGTCGGCGATGAGCTTGTCCAGGGCGGGGTCTTGCGCGGCCCCGCCGGCCAGGTAGATGGTGTGGGCCGCGTCGGGTAGCGGGGTGGTGGGCGGCAGGGCGAGGGCGCTTTGCGCTCCCACCCAAAGGCCCACCGCCGCCGCCGATTGCTTCAGGCCGTTGCTTTGTTTCATAGTGATTCCTCGATGTTTTCCAAGGCCCAAGCTACCGGGCCGTCAATATCTCGATTAAGTCGAACCAATCAGTATGCGCCCAGGAATATTGGGGAGCTTGCCGCTCATTGATAATCCCTTGTTTAAACCTTTTTATGGGTTTATGTTTTTCCTGTTCAAAGCGCTGTTAGCCGCCAAGAGGGTCCACCGTTGCAAGTCGGAGCTGGGGTCTTGGCTCGGTTTATAATATAAAAGCCTAAAAACCAGTCGGCCAAGAATTTCGGGTTATAAACATAGTTGGTTGGGTGGGTGATCCAGTTTGATTGTCCGTCTATCCAATATAATGGATTGATATTGCGTACCGGGCTATCCAGGGTATTCCCATCGCGGGGCCTATAAAATTATCTACGCACCCGGTTCGATCTGAATCCGATATTTCGGCAGGGATGGCGAACGTGCCGAATCCACCGCTATAGCTTGATCCGCGCCGCCCTGCGAACCGCGAAACCTTGCCGTCCGTGGCCTGGATTCCGGCGTTCCCTGCCGGAGTGACGTAAAAGCGTTGCGCGAACCTGTTCGATAATCCCGGCATCGCGGGGCACGGGAATGTCCCGGCCTGTATTCCCGCGTGGAATTGAAGGGCGATGTTGTTTAGCCGCCGGGTATGGCCTGCACGGAGATATTCGACACCTCGTCGCAACTCGCGGGATTTTTAATATCCTGGCACGCCTGGATCACCCCTTGCCGGGTAATATCGCGCTTGCCGGGTTTCCAAAGGTAGGTGCCTTTTTTCAGGGAAACCCGCGCCAAGGGTTTGAAACGCCGTCCGTCGGGGGAGAATCTCAAGGCCACCTTGGCTTTGTTCCCCAATTGGAAGCCGGTGATGGCGATGGTTTGGGCGCGGCCCGCCAGCCAGGTGGTCGGGGCGTTCAGGACCACGCCGGGGCCGGCTTTCACCTGGATTTCGGTCGAGGCGTCGGCTCCGAGCCCGTCGGCCACGATCAGCTTGAAGCGGTAGATGCCGGGGGCGGCGGCGGTGAAACGGGCCACGGCGGCATCGGCGGGATCGGGCCGGGCCGTGGTCGGGCCCGCGAGCGGAATCCAGGCGTAGACCAGGGCGTCGCCGTCGGGATCGCTGCTGCCGCTGCCGTCCAGCACCACGGCGGCTCCTTGGCCGACACGGGCGTCGGCGCTGGCCCGCGCCACCGGGGCGTGGTTGGGGTCCACCGTGATGGTGGCGGTGGCGCTGGCGCTGGCCCCGTGGTTGTCGATGACGGTGAGCTTGAAGACGTAAGCGCCCACCACCTCGGCTTTGAACCGGGCGCTGGCGCTATCGGCCCCGTTCAAGACCGGCGTGGCCGGTCCCGAAACCCATTCCCAGCGGTAGGCCAGGCTGTCGCCCGCGTCGGGGTCGGTGCTGGTGCCGCCGTCCAATGTGACCAGGGTGCCGGTGTTGACCGTGGCCTGGGCGGGGGTGGCGTTTGCCACCGGCGGATGGTTGACCGGGGGCGTGAGGGTCACGGTGACGCTGGCCGAGGCGCTGGCCCCGTGGTTGTCGGTGACGGTCAGGCTGAAGCTGTAATCGCCGATGGCCGTGGCCTTGAAGCTGGCGGTGGCGGTGTCCGCCCCACCCAGGTTGACCGTGGCGGGACCGCCGGTCTGGGTCCAGGCATAGCTCAGGGTGTTGTTGCGGTCGGGGTCGGTGCTGGCGCTGCCGTCCAGGGCGACCGGGGTGCCGGTGACCGCCGTGTCGGGGGCCGCGATCTTGGGTTCGGGCGGGTGGTTGGTCGGCGGGGGCGGGGGTTCGCCGCCCGCCGGGACGTAGACCAATTGTCCGGCCTGGGTCAGTTGGATGGTGCCGAGCGGGGTGATGGCGTTGGGGTTGCCGGGTTGGAGCGAGGGATTGGTGATCCAGAACACCTGGCCCTCGGTGCCCGCGCCCGCGATGGCGGTGTTGCCGGTGCCGTCGGCGTTGCCCACGACGATCCCGGAACCGCCCAGATTGTTCCATGAGGCGGCATCCCAGGCGGCGGCGTCGTCCGGGCCGATCAGGACGGTGTCCGTGCCCGCGGTGGGGGTGGCTCCCGCCGCGGCCAGGGCGGTGTTCACCGCGTTCCAATAGGACTGGACGCCGTTGTTCAGGGTGTTGTTGAGGTCGTTGACATCGGTGCTGAAGATGTCGGCCGCCGTGCCGGACGCGACCAGGCCCCATTGCGCGTTGCCGTCGATGGAATCGTCGAAGGGCAGTTCCACGCCGTTCTGGTCGAGGTTGGCCTTGCCGTTGTCCGGGTTCTGGTAGAGGGCGTAGGCGGCGACCAGGTTGAAGGTCAGCGGGTCTTGGCTGATGGCGAGGTAGTTGG includes:
- a CDS encoding filamentous haemagglutinin family protein, with protein sequence MTRKHLLHPLFPAARVSPPLPLAVAIRGLLAGGLLFGGGPRPGRAELPVPADILVAPGAGQVQAPVVQGNTMTIRQLSDKATLDWKSFNIGVGNTVKFQQPAATSVALNHIHQADPSRIYGTLTANGQIYLVNQNGFVFGKSAQVNVNSLVASTLNISDSVLQLGLAQGFGKDGSAALSATDAQGLTTQQLYLKDAAGNPVLDQHGQKVKIQIFVDQGATIATHAANGRIILAAPSITNQGVIEAPDGQVIVAASQDKVYLQQADADSGIRGLLVEVGTGGDVNNIGKIIAQHGNASLIGFAVNQNGLVSASTSVKLNGSVRLLAREGAQANTEGALQPLSTRRALDAGDGLGLKAQVTLGPNSLTSVELDANKAETAVDAQTQGRSHIEIAGQRILAQAQSSVRAYSGVVDLTASDDPNNAAVKGDSRVYLDRGSRIDVSGKNVALPMSRNVVKVELRNNELRDAPLQRDGVLHGKTVAVDLRDVDADGHIPIADISGALARIARNIDERSTTGGTLNIASSGDLIARPGSVLDVSGGSMAYRSGYIQTTQLISGHRLYDIGQADPNRHYTGILGDIVRVHSKWGVTERWARAGVGLQRYEPGYVEGQDGGKLNLSAYNAMLDGYLKGQTVNGRLQRQSGTRTPGAELSIDLNQGNLQGQQDVVFAKATQAAASLGADGVFPTVPAADGSATAAALTLSAAALRGTGFTQVAIATNGKLSLERGARLALPGGGKLDLAAGGFDIEGKISAPGGEVDLKPIAIEVDGKPLPQASAIVLGPQAAISVAGRWVNDLADPVGQSRQPWTVDIAGGSVSLVTEQGDLTLLPGSRIDASGGAWLAGNTQLTAGRGGSIQLRAQTQVQGGPPSNLSLGGTVSAWGLKQGGSLDLASGAVFIGADRDAPPPQTPGVVPLVVSPASFRRGGFANYSLTANLDGLTVADGLELHPLQRNLALPDNATGLHSLDHLPAGTHAITLPDDLRGAANLSLQVAHSAEQNRDGVLSVGKNAQIAVDRLGAVKLTSDTSIHVEGGIDAPAGSIALDLVKPTAGDHGFYAAQAIWLGRDSRLSARGVFAPARDATGLRTGEVLPGGSVDLTARRGYIVAETGSRIDVSGTAATLQFRDDPDTPHIGERSIPSDGGSIHLTAGEGLVADGAFLAQGGGAGASGGSLKLELNGTLRGKPTDLIPGGVFPDDRNPDAPRSLIVAADASPALPSTLNFGQDLPTADFSGLGQLSAERIDAAGFGTLTLRTDAVNINNAYVGSIRFQGAAQLTADRQITLDSPTLAWSADSGGTVGLVAPLVQLGSTQSRVDTLSGSSVLASKLAPDAVAGAGRLQVSAQGIDLVGGLSFDGFGQVALNSAGDIRAIGIRQAKEAKDYRGELHLAGDLSLLAQQVYPTTLSDYALTLTGDAATLSVQSSGGERAPVYSAGGSLTVNAGNIVQAGVVVAPFGQIKLNAAKLLQLSSGSLTSVSGAGLTVPFGRGSGGLNWLYPLDSTGLINRAIDTPPEKRIALDGQTVRLQPDAIVDLAGGGDLLAYEFITGPGGSNDVLDPTDAAFSAKFAVIPGVRGISTPYDPLEFPASGLQVGDSVHLSGGSGLPAGDYTLLPAHYALLPGAYLVTPETGTRDLNPGQSYQLADGSTVVAGRYQVADTGLRDARWQGFAVAPGATARLYSEYHDYSANSFFTAQAAKSDNGTVPRLPMDAGSLALSAATALTLDASVYAPAAVGGRGGGVDISADHLAVVGQAAGLTQQPQGTVAVLADDLDRLGVESLLLGGLRSQEAKGQRISVTADSVTVSGDADLAGREIILAAKDEVKIEAGAVVASTGSTGGKADTLLVSNRVAGDAPANSDGALLRVSSLDQVEVVRDPTTTGDTGVLSVARGARLQSAGSILLDSTQDTRFAGSFAMRGGALSLKSSQISLGDAPAHTGGLALSGTQLAVDDLRLISAGAINLYGEVSVSAKTLSLEAAALNGYGTGNTAHLSAGTLAWSNPAAATTHATGSGDGSLNLDAGRIELGGGQYAITGFGQVNLNANEALLAQAAPQTAAGSTSTGPTVGQLAVAGDLTLNAGHISGDSGATLAIDASGHKLTLGATPAPTDAAQTTGLGVSLKLTADSIAGAGRFDLPAGLLNLTARSGDLTLASGTAIDVSGRAVAIGSQTRYVPAGQVTLSATQGNIALESGASLKLAGATVAAGSDQTSDAGSLAVQAPQGRFDWNGNLSANAPATGSRAGRFTLDVVATGSTADQDSGAALSGLNAKLAAAGFTDMVSIRQRTGNVMLAAGQTLTAHRFDLAVDQGSARIAGRIDASGATAGTVSVQAAQGIALTSGAAIDAHAHSAGEKGGSVTLDTVATGLDDTHSGRLDLAAASTLDVSGGAGGDGGSVHLRTGRDEATGAVNASAIDTRITGSARTVLEATRVYTGVGVIDAAAIAQYQADTAAFMAQAQAPADHSGAGVLLAPGLDIRNSGDLALNSVWDFMAKATDPATGTQTALWRWDGVPGYLRLDAGGDLKINAALSDGFAIAALPDPLNIVLPDQPGTLRFQDVIQPGYSWSYQLQAGRDVLLANQYQVPNSLDATTALSKQVVVRTGTGDIDIQAGRDITFVADAQDSTKAAAVYTMGRPADYSWGDLLLGNIPGVPKPDPNMQLADYLRGLDSTQMASLLRWGYLNEYQVAWAFLAEYPTHGGNIDLSAGGDIRGIQTGQLSSDWLVRSGTWNDDPNDTGKTPTAWGINISGTTANTTNITVGDDGQPNSDSTGTPITDASGNPITDEHGNPIALNEQGNRYFNQNVGALGGGDVTVRAGGDVADLSVMIPTTGKPMGVLTTPGNGGKPNTGPTAGLDSQWLENGTVVQGGGNLAVQAGGDIRGGEFYTGQGAGLLEAGGSIRAADSGLASIVELGDARFDLKARQDVVLGTALNPTLLPQRVIPDAASGQTADFITYDPTSAVNLWSAAGHITLQGGLDAWKTVKNYSQDELAEFNLALYPGTLKAVAARGDIRIDGSINLYPSPQGQLELLAGNDLTTDNPDDNALTVNLSDADPASFPSVALPVTQLVGNADNPILLNQRLDPSNPATSVIHAATPVHSGDTPPALLVAGQGDIAVSGGSRIRFFLSKPTQVQAGRDIRNVSFYTQNLAAGDISLIQAQRDIGFDTSLDNNGNVNGLDQRIQQSGPGRLQVLAGRDINLGSSVGILSVGNLSNPALSSTGASIDILAGLSDPLDLKSFFDAYLAPDSAYLKTLALPGDDTFAQLSPADKLAYLESLPNTTQLGLVQKILFSEIKLAAAAAAKAPEGQRKALYQRGFDAIAKLFPGDQYSGDLGLVFSQIKSFSGGDINLATPGGKVDVGLAGKVAGLQKSADQLGIVVQGQGDLNAFAKGDFNVNQSRVFTMGGGDIALWSSAGSIDAGKGAKSAISAPPPTTTLDDKGNIVTLFPPIVSGSGIQAITPADGSGKQGNVYLAAPAGVVNAGEAGISGGRVVIAASAVIGASNIQASGGTVGVPTAVAPPVIPGGVAGAAAGAAKAATQSGGLDDPGKAQAENESLAKAQAVGNSLLNADVVGYGQCSVTDVRNGKPGCGGDPTATN